The following proteins are co-located in the Callospermophilus lateralis isolate mCalLat2 chromosome 8, mCalLat2.hap1, whole genome shotgun sequence genome:
- the Rnf4 gene encoding E3 ubiquitin-protein ligase RNF4, with amino-acid sequence MSTRKRRGGTVNSRQAQKRTREAASTPEISLEAEPIELVETAGDEIVDLTCESLEPVVVDLTHNDSIVIVDERRRPRRNARRLHQDHADSCVVSSDDEELSRDRDVYVTTPTPRNARDEGATGLRPSGTVSCPICMDGYSEIVQNGRLIVSTECGHVFCSQCLRDSLKNANTCPTCRKKINHKRYHPIYI; translated from the exons ATGAGTACA AGAAAGCGTCGTGGTGGAACTGTAAATTCTAGACAAGCCCAGAAGCGAACTCGGGAGGCAGCCTCCACTCCTGAGATTTCCTTAGAAGCAGAACCCATAGAACTCGTGGAAACTG CTGGAGATGAAATTGTGGACCTCACCTGTGAATCTTTAGAGCCTGTGGTGGTGGACCTGACTCACAATGACTCTATTGTG ATTGTTGACG AAAGGAGGAGGCCAAGAAGGAACGCAAGGAGGCTACACCAAGACCATGCCGACAGCTGCGTGGTGAGCAGTGATGACGAGGAGTTGTCCAGGGACAGAGATGTGTATGTGACCACCCCCACACCCAGAAACGCCAGGGACGAGGGGGCCACAGGACTCAG GCCCTCTGGTACTGTCAGTTGTCCCATCTGCATGGACGGATACTCAGAG ATTGTGCAGAATGGACGTCTCATTGTCTCTACAGAGTGTGGCCACGTCTTCTGTAGCCAGTGCCTCCGTGATTCCCTAAAGAATGCTAATACTTGCCCAACTTGTAGGAAAAAGATCAACCACAAACGGTACCACCCCATTTATATATGA